From a region of the Brevibacterium siliguriense genome:
- the pyrR gene encoding bifunctional pyr operon transcriptional regulator/uracil phosphoribosyltransferase PyrR, protein MTQRTVLDAPDISRAITRIAHEIIESNKGSDDLVLLGIPRRGVPLAHRLAEAIASISGQPETAAELAGSLDITMYRDDLRGGSYRAPEPTSIPAAGIDAKTVVLVDDVLFSGRTIRAALDALADVGRPAKVRLAVLVDRGHRDLPIRADHVGKNLPTSSSERVNVSLTEIDGDDSVSISGGRE, encoded by the coding sequence ATGACACAGCGAACAGTGCTGGACGCCCCCGATATCTCGCGGGCGATCACCCGCATCGCTCACGAGATCATCGAATCCAACAAGGGCAGCGACGACCTCGTGCTCTTAGGAATTCCACGCCGCGGCGTCCCGCTCGCCCATCGCCTCGCCGAGGCGATCGCCTCCATCTCCGGGCAGCCGGAGACCGCAGCCGAACTCGCCGGCAGCCTTGACATCACGATGTACCGCGACGATCTGCGCGGCGGCTCCTACCGGGCGCCCGAACCCACCTCCATCCCGGCAGCGGGGATCGATGCGAAGACCGTCGTCCTCGTCGACGATGTGCTCTTCTCCGGACGCACCATCCGAGCCGCCCTCGACGCCCTCGCCGATGTCGGTCGCCCTGCCAAGGTCCGCCTCGCCGTCCTCGTCGACCGCGGCCACAGGGATCTGCCGATCCGGGCCGACCATGTGGGTAAGAACCTGCCGACGTCGAGCAGCGAACGCGTCAACGTCTCCCTGACCGAAATCGACGGAGACGACTCCGTGAGCATCTCGGGAGGCCGCGAATGA
- a CDS encoding aspartate carbamoyltransferase catalytic subunit produces MKHLLDTATLSREDAIGILDIAEEMTLVSEREVKKLPVLRGRTVVNLFFEDSTRTRLSFEAAAKRLSADVLNFSAKGSSVSKGESLQDTIQTISAMGADAIVVRHSGAGTAHRLAHTGWIDVPVVNAGDGTHEHPTQALLDAFTLRRALAGVPASGPVAGGPRGQGLDGAKVAIVGDILHSRVARSNVHLLAGLGADVHLIAPPTLLPWGVEDWPVTVHFDFDSALSAEDFAAVMMLRVQHERMQESFFPNEREYARLWGLSAARLAKLPESTFIMHPGPMNRGFEISAAAADSPRALVLDQVENGVSVRMAVLYRLLTGQEETND; encoded by the coding sequence ATGAAGCATCTGCTCGACACTGCGACGCTCAGCCGAGAAGACGCCATCGGCATCCTCGACATCGCCGAGGAGATGACTCTCGTCTCCGAACGCGAAGTCAAGAAGCTGCCCGTGCTGCGCGGACGCACAGTGGTCAACCTGTTCTTCGAGGATTCCACTCGCACCCGACTGTCCTTCGAAGCCGCAGCCAAACGGCTCTCGGCCGATGTACTCAACTTCTCCGCGAAGGGATCGTCCGTATCGAAGGGGGAGAGCCTCCAGGACACCATCCAGACGATCTCGGCCATGGGCGCCGACGCCATCGTCGTCCGCCACTCGGGCGCCGGCACCGCACACCGCCTGGCCCACACCGGATGGATCGACGTCCCCGTCGTCAACGCCGGCGACGGCACCCACGAACACCCCACCCAGGCTCTGCTCGACGCATTCACCCTGCGCCGGGCACTGGCCGGAGTCCCCGCCTCGGGGCCGGTGGCCGGGGGGCCGCGAGGTCAGGGACTGGATGGCGCGAAGGTCGCCATCGTCGGAGATATCCTGCATTCCCGGGTGGCGCGGTCGAACGTCCACCTGCTCGCCGGCCTCGGCGCGGACGTCCACCTCATCGCCCCGCCCACCCTGTTGCCATGGGGAGTCGAGGACTGGCCGGTGACCGTCCACTTCGACTTCGATTCGGCCCTGAGCGCCGAGGACTTCGCAGCCGTGATGATGCTGCGGGTCCAGCACGAGAGGATGCAGGAGTCCTTCTTCCCCAATGAACGCGAATACGCCCGTCTGTGGGGACTGAGTGCGGCCCGACTGGCCAAGCTGCCGGAGTCGACCTTCATCATGCACCCGGGTCCCATGAACCGCGGTTTCGAGATCTCCGCTGCCGCAGCGGATTCACCCCGCGCCCTCGTCCTCGACCAAGTCGAGAACGGAGTGAGCGTGCGCATGGCGGTCCTCTACCGTCTGC